TTTCGATAACACTCTCCAAAATGTAGGTCGCTTGAAAGGCATCGCCCAACTGATAGTAGTTTTTGGCCATGATGATAAGTCCCTTGCCGCCCCATTCTTTGTATCCCGAATAGTCTTTGGCCAATTTTTGAACCGATGCGTTCGATGCCTCAAAATCTTGGTTCTTGTTCTTGAAATAGGCATCGTAGTACCATGCTTCGGCAGCCGTTTCGCCCGAAGCTATTTTCTTGACGGTAGAGAACGCGGTCTCGGCCAATTCTTCGTTACCTGTTTCAATGGCCGATCGGGCAATCATGATCTGCGCATCGCTCTTGATACGGTTATCGATATTGGGGGCCGACAGTACCTTTTCGGCATAGGCTATGGTCTTATCATAGTCTTTTTGTCCGTAGTATCCTTTCATAAGGTTTGACTGGGCAAAGGTTCGGTTCTGGTCTATTTCGGCCGTTCTCTCCAATTGTTCGAGATATGGTAGGGCACTCTGGTAGTCTTTTCGGCCCACATAGATTTCGCAGACCCTTGTAAGGGCTTGCTCTGTGTATTCGCCCCCACCGCTGTCGGCCACAATTTTAAACCTTTCAAGCGCTTTGTCTTTTTGGCCTTTTGAAAAATAGAGCTGTGCCAAGTTGAAATTTGCCCTCAGTGAATGGATCCCGTTTGGAAATTGACCCAAGTACTGTTCATATCCCTTGATAGCGGCATCTTTGTTGCCCTCTAGATATTTTCTGTCAGCCGATTCAAAACTGGCGTTGTCCAACTCTGCATCGGTAACCTCAACAAAGTCTAGGTCACGCACCCAAGCGGCATATTCATTTACCCTGCCCAAGTCTACATATACCAATTTTGCAGTGCCCACGGCTTGCTTGGCCTCTTGGGTCTCAGGGTATTGCTTGACCACTTGGCGTAATTTTTTGAGGGCCTCTTCTCCCCTGTTCGCATTGTAATGCACCAATCCTTGGCGCAACATCGCCCTCGGCGCAAACCGGCTTCCACCGAATTGCGCGATCAATCGGTCATAGGTTTGAAGGCCCATGGCCTCGTTATCGATCTTTATATAGGTATTTGCAAGTTCAAAAAGGGCATCATCCTGTAGGGAAGATTTTGGATAGCGCTGCAAAAACTGCTTGAACCCATCTATTTTAGCAGCATTCTTACCAAGAAAACCAAGGCTCAAGGCCTTTTGAAAAGCAGCGTAATCACGTTCGGGTCCGTTCATTTTGGCCGCCTCATCATAAGCGGCAATGGCCTGCGAATAGTTGCTCGAAACAAAGTGGCTATCGCCCAAACGCACATAACTGTCGGCCATTTTCTCTTGCTCGACGGTAGCCGAGTTGGTCACGTTTCTAAAATATGGCAGTGCCTTTTGGTAGTTCTTTAATTTGAAGTGGCAATATCCCAGATTGTAATCCAGGTCGTTGTACTCTTCGGTATTCTTAGCGGCTTGGTTTCGGGCAAACCGCTCAAAACCATCAAGGGCCTCTTCAAACCTGTCGAGGCGATAGGCCGATTCGGCTTTCCAATACTGGGCACGTGCCTCAAAA
This portion of the Flagellimonas lutaonensis genome encodes:
- a CDS encoding tetratricopeptide repeat protein — encoded protein: MNRTSITLLTLFLGVIFLCRSQETQVYSNPNKTYQDALALYNNQQYQAAQALFEKVRATTDDGETEANSAYYAANAAIRLNQRGADRLMEEFVENYPTSTKRNSAFMDVADYYFETGKYPYALKWYKKVDKSAMSRKDEERFNFNNGYAYYAANKPKEAERYLSKVSNSPKYGSQAKYYLGYIAYEQDDYDEASARFDQITDQEVLNEKLSYYQADLNFKLGNFKEAIAMAEKQLPKSDRREVSELHKIIGESYFNLGQYDKAIPHLKQYRGKRGKWNNTDFYLLGYSYYKQGDYKSAIGQFNKIINGSNAVAQNAYYHLAECYMKLDKKPEALNAFRNASQMDFNAEIEKDALLNYARLSYEIGNAYEPVPQVMMAYLEKYPKDEHQAEIQDLLVDSYITSKNFEGAMQLLEENESYASKETYQKVAFYRGVELFIDGDYEQALERFSKSLKKAADPVFEARAQYWKAESAYRLDRFEEALDGFERFARNQAAKNTEEYNDLDYNLGYCHFKLKNYQKALPYFRNVTNSATVEQEKMADSYVRLGDSHFVSSNYSQAIAAYDEAAKMNGPERDYAAFQKALSLGFLGKNAAKIDGFKQFLQRYPKSSLQDDALFELANTYIKIDNEAMGLQTYDRLIAQFGGSRFAPRAMLRQGLVHYNANRGEEALKKLRQVVKQYPETQEAKQAVGTAKLVYVDLGRVNEYAAWVRDLDFVEVTDAELDNASFESADRKYLEGNKDAAIKGYEQYLGQFPNGIHSLRANFNLAQLYFSKGQKDKALERFKIVADSGGGEYTEQALTRVCEIYVGRKDYQSALPYLEQLERTAEIDQNRTFAQSNLMKGYYGQKDYDKTIAYAEKVLSAPNIDNRIKSDAQIMIARSAIETGNEELAETAFSTVKKIASGETAAEAWYYDAYFKNKNQDFEASNASVQKLAKDYSGYKEWGGKGLIIMAKNYYQLGDAFQATYILESVIENFSEYDEIVAEAQGELSVIKSKETERNSSIDPNEN